In one window of Rhizobium oryzihabitans DNA:
- a CDS encoding integration host factor subunit beta gives MQFFQGATVIKSELVQIVAARNPHLYHRDVENIVNAVLDEITDALAAGNRVELRGFGAFSVKNRPSRSGRNPRTGESVFVEEKWVPFFKTGKELRERLNPGMGDEEDD, from the coding sequence ATCCAATTCTTTCAGGGGGCAACCGTGATCAAGTCTGAACTGGTGCAGATCGTTGCTGCGCGTAACCCGCACCTTTATCACCGTGACGTGGAAAACATCGTCAATGCGGTGCTGGATGAAATCACCGATGCCCTGGCGGCAGGAAATCGTGTCGAGCTTCGTGGTTTCGGCGCATTTTCGGTGAAAAACCGTCCTTCGCGATCCGGCCGGAACCCACGCACGGGTGAGTCGGTTTTCGTCGAGGAAAAATGGGTGCCTTTCTTCAAGACGGGCAAGGAACTGCGCGAGCGCCTGAACCCTGGAATGGGTGACGAAGAGGACGATTGA
- the sppA gene encoding signal peptide peptidase SppA: MDNMAIADRRRLRRKLTFWRIAAVLLLVAGIFSLYRFLWTEPQQSAKPHIARVEISGLIQDNTELLERLDKIAKSDNVKGLIVSISSPGGTTYGGERIFKAIRGVAEKKPVVSDVRTLAASAGYMIASAGDTIVAGETSITGSIGVIFQYPQVGQLMEKLGVSLEEIKSSPLKAEPSPFHEAPEEAKTMIRAMVMDSYGWFVDLVADRRKLPREDVLKLADGSIFTGRQALANKLVDTLGGEKEIRGYFETRGVAKDLPIVEWRAPSSRSPFSLFSVAQIAKFLGYDDLIPFAGSGQLGADKLFLDGLVSVWQVDPR, from the coding sequence ATGGATAATATGGCGATAGCGGATCGCAGGCGTTTGCGCCGCAAGCTGACTTTCTGGCGGATTGCCGCTGTTCTCCTGCTCGTCGCCGGCATTTTCAGCCTTTACCGGTTTTTATGGACCGAGCCGCAGCAAAGCGCCAAGCCCCATATTGCCCGCGTCGAGATTTCCGGTCTGATCCAGGACAATACCGAACTTCTGGAGCGGCTCGACAAGATTGCCAAGAGCGATAATGTCAAAGGCCTGATCGTTTCTATTTCCTCGCCCGGCGGCACCACCTATGGCGGCGAGCGCATCTTCAAGGCCATTCGCGGCGTTGCGGAAAAGAAGCCGGTCGTGTCAGATGTCCGCACGCTGGCGGCTTCCGCCGGATATATGATCGCGTCGGCCGGCGATACCATCGTCGCCGGGGAAACCTCGATCACCGGCTCGATCGGCGTGATCTTTCAATATCCGCAGGTTGGCCAGTTGATGGAAAAGCTGGGCGTCTCGCTGGAGGAAATCAAGTCTTCTCCATTGAAGGCCGAACCTTCGCCCTTCCATGAGGCGCCCGAAGAGGCAAAGACGATGATCCGCGCCATGGTGATGGACAGCTATGGCTGGTTCGTCGACCTTGTGGCCGATCGTCGCAAGCTGCCGCGCGAGGATGTGCTGAAACTCGCGGACGGATCGATTTTCACCGGCAGGCAGGCGCTCGCCAACAAGCTGGTCGACACGCTGGGTGGCGAGAAGGAAATTCGCGGCTATTTCGAAACACGCGGCGTCGCCAAGGATCTGCCGATCGTCGAATGGCGCGCGCCATCGTCCCGTTCGCCTTTTTCGCTTTTCAGTGTTGCGCAAATAGCGAAGTTTCTGGGATATGACGATTTAATTCCCTTTGCGGGCTCCGGCCAGCTCGGTGCGGACAAGTTGTTTCTTGACGGTCTTGTTTCCGTTTGGCAGGTTGATCCGCGTTAA
- the lptC gene encoding LPS export ABC transporter periplasmic protein LptC encodes MLERLREPAPAFPLPNDQNGAYERALRHSARVKRLKIILPLGAAVISLAFIAVSLIRTWAPDEVSLESARIEDGKIVMEKPAVAGRNEKGIDYSMNADRALQDIANPNLMTLEKVLAAVPVNDGIAQVIAQEGIFDRATNKLKMTAPFDINLSNGIQAKFQSADVDLKAGKMSSREPVSIKTNDGSIVAQSIDIADNGKTITFSGQVRARIAASNIKNEGK; translated from the coding sequence ATGCTTGAAAGACTCCGCGAACCAGCGCCAGCATTTCCGCTGCCCAATGACCAGAACGGCGCTTACGAGCGCGCGCTCAGGCATTCTGCGCGCGTGAAACGGCTGAAAATTATCCTGCCGCTCGGCGCAGCGGTCATTTCGCTTGCCTTCATCGCTGTTTCGCTGATCCGAACCTGGGCGCCCGACGAGGTTTCGCTGGAAAGCGCAAGGATCGAAGACGGCAAGATCGTAATGGAAAAACCCGCCGTTGCGGGCCGCAACGAGAAGGGGATCGACTATTCCATGAACGCCGACCGTGCGTTGCAGGACATCGCCAACCCCAACCTGATGACGCTTGAGAAGGTTCTGGCCGCCGTGCCGGTGAACGATGGTATCGCCCAGGTGATCGCCCAGGAAGGCATCTTCGACCGGGCCACCAATAAGCTGAAGATGACCGCACCTTTTGACATCAATCTCAGCAATGGCATACAAGCGAAGTTCCAGTCTGCGGACGTCGATCTGAAAGCCGGAAAAATGAGCAGCCGGGAGCCCGTTTCAATCAAAACAAACGACGGCTCGATTGTTGCGCAATCGATTGATATCGCCGATAATGGCAAGACGATTACATTTTCGGGGCAGGTACGGGCACGTATCGCTGCATCCAATATCAAAAATGAAGGCAAGTGA
- a CDS encoding LptA/OstA family protein: MMQISRPVSIGRSAGLTAAGLFFSCLATVAFAQNTTSNMQGVKLSGDQPIAIESDQLEIRDQERKAYFTGNVKVVQGTTTLQAGKMTVNYKGQGSSLTSGDANIEKIFVDNNVYLTSETQKATADHGEFDMAAQTFILTGKQVVLSEGTNVFTGCKLTVLMNTGQAKLESCGGPVRIMLDPKSQKKQ, encoded by the coding sequence ATGATGCAAATTTCCCGTCCCGTTTCCATTGGCAGATCCGCCGGCCTTACAGCTGCTGGTCTTTTTTTCTCGTGCCTTGCAACTGTGGCTTTTGCCCAGAACACCACCAGCAACATGCAGGGCGTGAAGCTTTCCGGCGATCAGCCGATCGCGATTGAAAGCGATCAGCTCGAAATCCGGGATCAGGAGCGCAAGGCCTATTTCACCGGCAATGTGAAAGTGGTGCAGGGCACGACCACCCTTCAGGCCGGCAAGATGACCGTGAACTACAAGGGGCAAGGTTCGTCGCTCACCAGCGGTGATGCCAACATCGAAAAAATCTTCGTGGACAATAACGTCTATCTGACGTCCGAAACCCAGAAGGCCACGGCCGATCACGGCGAGTTCGACATGGCGGCGCAGACCTTCATCCTCACGGGCAAGCAGGTCGTGCTGTCCGAGGGCACGAATGTGTTCACCGGCTGCAAGCTGACTGTGTTGATGAATACGGGACAGGCCAAGCTCGAAAGCTGCGGCGGCCCCGTCCGGATCATGCTCGATCCAAAATCGCAGAAAAAACAGTAG
- the lptB gene encoding LPS export ABC transporter ATP-binding protein — MKIPSISKIFGGGRDRSADAPSPADKARYEGTLIAHGLTKTYNTRRVVNGVSLVVRRGEAVGLLGPNGAGKTTCFYMITGLVPVDSGKIAINGNDVTGMPMYRRARLGVGYLPQEASIFRGLTVEENIRAVLEVHEPDSAKRNRKLDELLEEFHIAQLRKSPAVALSGGERRRLEIARALATDPTFMLLDEPFAGVDPISVSDIQNLVRHLTARGIGVLITDHNVRETLGLIDRAYIIHAGEVLTHGRADDIVNNPDVRRLYLGNNFSL; from the coding sequence GTGAAGATACCCTCGATCTCAAAAATATTTGGCGGTGGACGCGACCGGTCCGCGGACGCGCCCTCACCGGCCGACAAGGCTCGCTATGAAGGCACGCTCATCGCGCATGGTCTGACCAAGACCTACAATACGCGCCGGGTCGTCAATGGCGTGTCATTGGTCGTGCGCCGCGGCGAGGCAGTTGGGCTGCTCGGTCCGAACGGCGCGGGCAAAACCACCTGTTTTTACATGATCACAGGCCTCGTGCCGGTGGATTCCGGCAAGATCGCCATCAATGGTAACGATGTGACCGGCATGCCGATGTACAGGCGCGCGCGCCTCGGCGTCGGTTATCTGCCGCAGGAAGCCTCTATCTTCCGTGGACTGACGGTCGAGGAAAACATCCGCGCCGTACTGGAAGTACACGAGCCTGACAGCGCCAAGCGCAACCGCAAGCTTGATGAACTGCTGGAAGAGTTCCACATTGCGCAGCTGCGCAAGTCGCCCGCTGTCGCGCTGTCGGGTGGTGAACGCCGCCGTCTGGAAATCGCCCGCGCTCTGGCGACTGATCCGACCTTCATGCTTCTGGACGAACCCTTTGCGGGCGTCGATCCGATTTCCGTCAGCGACATCCAGAATCTCGTCCGGCATTTGACCGCACGCGGGATCGGCGTTCTCATTACGGACCACAATGTTCGCGAAACGCTCGGCCTCATCGACCGCGCCTACATCATCCATGCCGGTGAGGTTCTGACCCATGGCCGCGCAGACGATATCGTCAACAATCCGGACGTGCGTCGGCTCTATCTCGGCAATAATTTTAGCCTGTAA